From a region of the Ficedula albicollis isolate OC2 chromosome 1A, FicAlb1.5, whole genome shotgun sequence genome:
- the LOC101813208 gene encoding tetraspanin-7-like has product MALLKLSLMAFSFVFWAAGLTMLIIGLWAKMSLGTYLALSASDYPSAPAILLATGVAVIIWGFLGCFGAATEHRGLLRAYSAFLAVVLAAGLAAGLSALLYRRTVAQGFQQGLRRALLAYGQDDGLADALDALQRALSCCGVESYRDWLASPWGLEQNGSVPLSCCRARRGCQRSPPSALSLHPDGCFGAVSAFVGSNMFYVATAALGLALLQLIGIVLACLLSARVPAHLLGSTTPR; this is encoded by the coding sequence ATGGCCCTGCTCAAGCTGTCCCTCATGGCCTTCAGCTTCGTCTTCTGGGCAGCGGGGCTGACCATGCTCATCATCGGCCTCTGGGCCAAGATGTCTCTGGGCACCTACTTGGCGCTCTCGGCCAGCGACTACCCCAGCGCCCCCGCCATCCTCTTGGCCACCGGCGTCGCTGTCATCATCTGGGGCTTCCTGGGATGCTTCGGCGCCGCCACGGAGCACCGGGGACTGCTGCGCGCCTACAGCGCCTTCCTGGCCGTGGTGCTGGCGGCCGGGCTGGCGGCCGGGCTCTCGGCGCTGCTGTACCGCCGGACCGTGGCGCAGGGCTTCCAGCAGGGGCTGCGCCGGGCGCTGCTGGCCTACGGGCAGGACGACGGGCTGGCGGACGCCCTGGACGCGCTGCAGCGCGCCCTGTCCTGCTGCGGCGTGGAGAGCTACCGCGACTGGCTCGCCTCGCcctgggggctggagcagaacGGCTCGGtgcccctcagctgctgccGGGCCCGCCGCGGCTGCCAGCGCAGCCCGCCCTCAGCCCTCAGCCTGCACCCCGACGGCTGCTTCGGCGCGGTGTCCGCCTTCGTCGGCAGCAACATGTTTTATGTTGCCACcgctgccctggggctggcgCTGCTGCAGCTCATCGGTATCGTGCTGGCCTGCCTGCTGTCTGCCCGCGTCCCTGCCcacctgctgggcagcaccaccCCTCGCTGA